In Alosa alosa isolate M-15738 ecotype Scorff River chromosome 19, AALO_Geno_1.1, whole genome shotgun sequence, a genomic segment contains:
- the LOC125283976 gene encoding galectin-8-like isoform X2 produces MKTIPFSGNIVDGLHPGDIVLIQGTVLRDADRFHLDLACGSSTKPRSDIAFHLNPRFMPQPSIVCNSLVQECWGREEKLDQMPFKQGSMFETIILVHEDVFKVAVNGKHILEYRHRLPVETIDTFSISGRVSVHTIAFTPNSAIFSESGDLTIPYRGSMLRGLSPGQHITVTGHVSSYPHSFTVNLRSRSSENIALHLNARIKSGLFIRNSLLAQGWGREELELGPFPFTPGHYFEMIILCQSHQFKLAVNGDHLLVYRHRMQDLGSIDQLEVMGDLELQEVRLW; encoded by the exons atgaaa ACAATTCCATTTAGTGGAAATATAGTTGATGGACTACATCCAGGGGATATTGTACTCATCCAGGGTACGGTCCTAAGGGATGCAGACAG GTTCCATTTGGACCTGGCCTGTGGTAGCAGTACCAAACCACGCTCAGACATCGCCTTCCATTTAAATCCGCGTTTCATGCCCCAGCCAAGTATTGTATGCAATTCTTTAGTACAAGAATGCTGGGGCCGTGAGGAGAAACTAGATCAGATGCCCTTTAAACAGGGCTCCATGTTTGAAACCATCATACTAGTGCACGAGGACGTGTTTAAG GTAGCAGTAAACGGTAAACACATCTTGGAGTACAGACACAGACTTCCAGTGGAGACAATCGACACTTTCTCAATATCAGGGCGGGTCTCTGTGCACACTATTGCCTTTACACCAAATTCA GCCATTTTCTCTGAATCAGGGGACCTG ACTATACCCTACAGAGGCAGTATGCTGAGGGGATTGAGTCCTGGACAGCATATCACAGTTACTGGCCATGTCAGCTCATATCCACACAG TTTTACAGTCAATCTAAGAAGTCGGAGCTCAGAGAACATTGCCCTGCACCTCAACGCCCGCATCAAGTCTGGTCTGTTCATCCGGAACTCTCTGCTGGCTCAGGGCTGGGGCCGTGAGGAGCTGGAGCTGGGTCCCTTTCCCTTCACTCCCGGACACTACTTTGAG aTGATCATTCTGTGCCAGTCCCACCAGTTTAAACTGGCAGTGAATGGGGACCACCTGCTGGTCTACAGACACCGCATGCAGGACCTGGGCAGCATCGACCAGCTGGAGGTCATGGGAGACCTGGAACTGCAGGAGGTGCGACTTTGGTGA
- the LOC125283976 gene encoding galectin-8-like isoform X1, whose product MSVVNAKQTIVNPTIPFSGNIVDGLHPGDIVLIQGTVLRDADRFHLDLACGSSTKPRSDIAFHLNPRFMPQPSIVCNSLVQECWGREEKLDQMPFKQGSMFETIILVHEDVFKVAVNGKHILEYRHRLPVETIDTFSISGRVSVHTIAFTPNSAIFSESGDLTIPYRGSMLRGLSPGQHITVTGHVSSYPHSFTVNLRSRSSENIALHLNARIKSGLFIRNSLLAQGWGREELELGPFPFTPGHYFEMIILCQSHQFKLAVNGDHLLVYRHRMQDLGSIDQLEVMGDLELQEVRLW is encoded by the exons ATGTCTGTAGTAAATGCGAAGCAAACGATCGTAAATCCG ACAATTCCATTTAGTGGAAATATAGTTGATGGACTACATCCAGGGGATATTGTACTCATCCAGGGTACGGTCCTAAGGGATGCAGACAG GTTCCATTTGGACCTGGCCTGTGGTAGCAGTACCAAACCACGCTCAGACATCGCCTTCCATTTAAATCCGCGTTTCATGCCCCAGCCAAGTATTGTATGCAATTCTTTAGTACAAGAATGCTGGGGCCGTGAGGAGAAACTAGATCAGATGCCCTTTAAACAGGGCTCCATGTTTGAAACCATCATACTAGTGCACGAGGACGTGTTTAAG GTAGCAGTAAACGGTAAACACATCTTGGAGTACAGACACAGACTTCCAGTGGAGACAATCGACACTTTCTCAATATCAGGGCGGGTCTCTGTGCACACTATTGCCTTTACACCAAATTCA GCCATTTTCTCTGAATCAGGGGACCTG ACTATACCCTACAGAGGCAGTATGCTGAGGGGATTGAGTCCTGGACAGCATATCACAGTTACTGGCCATGTCAGCTCATATCCACACAG TTTTACAGTCAATCTAAGAAGTCGGAGCTCAGAGAACATTGCCCTGCACCTCAACGCCCGCATCAAGTCTGGTCTGTTCATCCGGAACTCTCTGCTGGCTCAGGGCTGGGGCCGTGAGGAGCTGGAGCTGGGTCCCTTTCCCTTCACTCCCGGACACTACTTTGAG aTGATCATTCTGTGCCAGTCCCACCAGTTTAAACTGGCAGTGAATGGGGACCACCTGCTGGTCTACAGACACCGCATGCAGGACCTGGGCAGCATCGACCAGCTGGAGGTCATGGGAGACCTGGAACTGCAGGAGGTGCGACTTTGGTGA
- the LOC125283976 gene encoding galectin-8-like isoform X3 — protein MQTGACKLWFHLDLACGSSTKPRSDIAFHLNPRFMPQPSIVCNSLVQECWGREEKLDQMPFKQGSMFETIILVHEDVFKVAVNGKHILEYRHRLPVETIDTFSISGRVSVHTIAFTPNSAIFSESGDLTIPYRGSMLRGLSPGQHITVTGHVSSYPHSFTVNLRSRSSENIALHLNARIKSGLFIRNSLLAQGWGREELELGPFPFTPGHYFEMIILCQSHQFKLAVNGDHLLVYRHRMQDLGSIDQLEVMGDLELQEVRLW, from the exons ATGCAGACAGGTGCGTGCAAACTGTG GTTCCATTTGGACCTGGCCTGTGGTAGCAGTACCAAACCACGCTCAGACATCGCCTTCCATTTAAATCCGCGTTTCATGCCCCAGCCAAGTATTGTATGCAATTCTTTAGTACAAGAATGCTGGGGCCGTGAGGAGAAACTAGATCAGATGCCCTTTAAACAGGGCTCCATGTTTGAAACCATCATACTAGTGCACGAGGACGTGTTTAAG GTAGCAGTAAACGGTAAACACATCTTGGAGTACAGACACAGACTTCCAGTGGAGACAATCGACACTTTCTCAATATCAGGGCGGGTCTCTGTGCACACTATTGCCTTTACACCAAATTCA GCCATTTTCTCTGAATCAGGGGACCTG ACTATACCCTACAGAGGCAGTATGCTGAGGGGATTGAGTCCTGGACAGCATATCACAGTTACTGGCCATGTCAGCTCATATCCACACAG TTTTACAGTCAATCTAAGAAGTCGGAGCTCAGAGAACATTGCCCTGCACCTCAACGCCCGCATCAAGTCTGGTCTGTTCATCCGGAACTCTCTGCTGGCTCAGGGCTGGGGCCGTGAGGAGCTGGAGCTGGGTCCCTTTCCCTTCACTCCCGGACACTACTTTGAG aTGATCATTCTGTGCCAGTCCCACCAGTTTAAACTGGCAGTGAATGGGGACCACCTGCTGGTCTACAGACACCGCATGCAGGACCTGGGCAGCATCGACCAGCTGGAGGTCATGGGAGACCTGGAACTGCAGGAGGTGCGACTTTGGTGA
- the odc1 gene encoding ornithine decarboxylase, whose protein sequence is MNSFTPADFDFTLLEEGFCARDIVDQNINEMSMSDDKDAFYVADLGDVLKKHLRWARALPRVQPFYAVKCNDSKAVVMTLASVGAGFDCASKTEIQLVQSLGVESSRIIYANPCKQVSQIKYASAHGVQMMTFDNEVELMKVARCHDSAKLVLRIATDDSKAVCRLSIKFGATLKNSRLLLERARELGLDVIGVSFHVGSGCTDPETYTKAISDARCVFDMGAELGYDMTLLDIGGGFPGSEDAKLKFEEITAVINPALDKYFPADSGVKVIAEPGRYYVASAYTLAVNIIAKKVVMNEQSASDEEDDGTNDRTVMYYVNDGVYGSFNCILYDHAHVLPTLHKKAKPDERLYPCNIWGPTCDGLDRIVENSTLPDLQVGDWLLFENMGAYTVAAASTFNGFQRPDIHYVMTRAAWQCMQQIRAQGMPAPVEESSQGSMPSCCGRESGLELPAKPCPTHVL, encoded by the exons ATGAACTCTTTCACTCCTGCTGACTTTGACTTCACCCTCTTGGAGGAGGGTTTCTGTGCACGGGACATAGTGGATCAGAACATCAATGAAATGTCCATGTCT GATGACAAGGATGCCTTCTATGTTGCTGACCTTGGGGACGTCTTGAAGAAGCACCTCCGTTGGGCTCGTGCCTTGCCCCGGGTCCAACCCTTCTATGCCGTTAAGTGTAACGATAGCAAGGCGGTGGTCATGACCCTAGCCTCTGTGGGAGCTGGTTTTGACTGTGCAAGCAAG ACGGAGATCCAGCTGGTGCAGTCTCTGGGTGTGGAGTCCAGCCGCATCATCTACGCCAACCCCTGCAAACAGGTCTCCCAGATCAAGTACGCCTCGGCCCATGGTGTCCAGATGATGACCTTTGACAATGAGGTGGAGCTCATGAAGGTGGCCCGCTGCCATGACAGTGCCAA GCTGGTTTTGCGCATTGCCACGGACGACTCGAAGGCCGTGTGCCGTCTGAGCATCAAGTTCGGCGCCACGCTGAAGAACAGCCGGCTGCTGCTGGAGCGTGCGCGGGAGCTGGGTCTGGATGTCATTGGCGTCAGCTTCCATGTGGGCAGTGGCTGCACTGACCCTGAGACCTACACCAAGGCCATCTCTGATGCCCGCTGCGTCTTTGACATGGGG GCCGAGTTGGGATACGACATGACCCTCCTGGACATTGGGGGTGGTTTTCCTGGATCAGAAGACGCCAAGCTGAAGTTTGAAGAG ATCACAGCGGTCATCAACCCTGCACTGGATAAATACTTCCCTGCTGACTCTGGGGTGAAGGTCATCGCTGAGCCTGGCCGCTACTATGTAGCGTCAGCCTACACTCTCGCCGTCAACATCATTGCCAAGAAAGTTGTGATGAATGAGCAGTCTGCCTCTGATG AGGAAGACGATGGGACCAATGACCGTACCGTGATGTATTACGTTAACGATGGAGTCTATGGGTCCTTCAACTGCATCTTGTATGACCATGCCCATGTGCTACCAACATTGCACAAG AAAGCCAAGCCAGACGAGCGGCTGTACCCATGCAACATCTGGGGTCCTACTTGTGATGGCTTAGACCGCATCGTGGAGAACTCCACCCTACCTGACCTGCAGGTGGGCGACTGGCTGCTGTTTGAGAACATGGGGGCTTACACCGTGGCTGCCGCCTCAACCTTCAACGGTTTCCAGAGGCCCGACATCCACTATGTCATGACCCGTGCGGCCTG GCAGTGCATGCAGCAGATCCGTGCCCAGGGGATGCCCGCCCCTGTGGAAGAGTCGAGCCAGGGCAGCATGCCGTCCTGCTGTGGGCGTGAGAGCGGCCTTGAGCTCCCAGCCAAGCCCTGTCCCACCCATGTGCTGTGA